A portion of the Streptomyces platensis genome contains these proteins:
- a CDS encoding DUF6114 domain-containing protein, whose amino-acid sequence MLLTWRRWRRGRPFWGGLAAVVAGAEICAIPLAPLKIMLQQGIAGIPSVLMGLVMIVMGLSAWFAPYYRGLAGVLTVLCAAAALVMSNLGGFLIGTVIGILGGSMIFAWQPVTPTEPETPEAPGTAPAPCEH is encoded by the coding sequence ATGCTTCTGACCTGGCGGCGCTGGCGGCGGGGACGGCCCTTCTGGGGCGGTCTGGCGGCCGTCGTCGCCGGCGCCGAGATCTGCGCCATCCCGCTGGCACCGCTGAAGATCATGCTGCAACAGGGGATCGCCGGTATCCCGTCGGTCCTGATGGGGCTGGTGATGATCGTGATGGGGCTCTCGGCGTGGTTCGCGCCGTATTACCGGGGCCTCGCGGGCGTGCTCACCGTGCTGTGCGCGGCGGCCGCACTGGTGATGTCCAACCTCGGCGGCTTTCTGATCGGCACCGTCATCGGGATTCTCGGCGGCTCGATGATCTTCGCCTGGCAGCCGGTCACCCCGACGGAACCCGAAACCCCCGAGGCACCCGGGACCGCGCCCGCGCCCTGCGAGCACTAG
- a CDS encoding ECF transporter S component: MTVPPPRPEGLGPASSPGSGSDPGTDFAPGSGSEPVSDPGRTRAGADSGSGPGSPGPSSGRPGGGRQARAVRLGPRSIAALALISAIGVMAFGWPLLADSASGLAHSKDAPWLFAALLPMLLAVVVATIADTGLDAKAIAMLGVLAAAGAAMRPLGAGTAGIEPMFFLMVLSGRVLGPGFGFVLGSVAMFASALLTGGVGPWMPFQMLTMGWVSMGAGLLPGPDRLRGRGELAVLAAYGAVSAVLYGLVMNLQGWPYIAGLTSGVSFVPGDPLDQNLARYLAYCLATSLGWDLPRALVTVILTCTLGGTVLRALRRATRRAAFDVPASFTPDPPREAASR; encoded by the coding sequence ATGACCGTGCCCCCACCCCGCCCGGAGGGCCTCGGGCCGGCCTCCAGCCCCGGCTCCGGCTCCGATCCCGGCACCGACTTTGCTCCCGGCTCCGGCTCCGAACCCGTCTCCGATCCCGGCCGCACCAGGGCGGGCGCCGATTCCGGCTCCGGCCCCGGCAGCCCCGGCCCCAGCTCTGGCCGCCCCGGCGGCGGCCGCCAGGCCCGTGCCGTGCGGCTCGGTCCACGCTCCATCGCCGCGCTGGCCCTGATCTCGGCCATCGGCGTGATGGCCTTCGGCTGGCCGCTGCTCGCCGACTCCGCCTCCGGGCTCGCCCATTCCAAGGACGCGCCCTGGCTGTTCGCCGCGCTGCTGCCGATGCTGCTTGCCGTTGTCGTGGCGACCATCGCCGACACCGGCCTGGACGCCAAGGCCATCGCCATGCTCGGCGTCCTGGCCGCGGCCGGGGCCGCGATGCGCCCACTGGGCGCGGGGACCGCCGGTATCGAGCCGATGTTCTTCCTGATGGTGTTGTCGGGTCGGGTGCTCGGGCCCGGGTTCGGGTTCGTACTGGGTTCGGTGGCGATGTTCGCGTCGGCACTGCTGACCGGCGGTGTCGGCCCGTGGATGCCGTTCCAGATGCTGACGATGGGGTGGGTGTCGATGGGCGCCGGCCTGCTGCCGGGGCCCGACCGGCTGCGCGGCCGCGGTGAACTCGCCGTGCTCGCCGCCTACGGAGCCGTCTCCGCCGTCCTCTACGGCCTGGTCATGAACCTCCAGGGCTGGCCCTATATCGCCGGCCTGACCTCAGGGGTCTCCTTCGTCCCTGGCGACCCGCTCGACCAGAACCTGGCCCGCTATCTCGCCTACTGCCTTGCCACCTCCCTCGGTTGGGACCTCCCCCGAGCCCTGGTCACCGTGATCCTCACCTGCACGCTCGGGGGCACCGTCCTCAGAGCGCTGCGCCGTGCCACCCGCCGCGCGGCCTTCGACGTCCCCGCGTCCTTCACTCCCGATCCGCCCCGAGAAGCCGCCTCCCGGTGA
- a CDS encoding alpha/beta fold hydrolase codes for MTNRSPRQRSSSSSSSSSTCSPASSGTLAYRGYAPSMTDGPDRAVSVLYASAGRAAIAPDYLGLGTGPGRHPYMDARSSTSASLDMLRAAHTAARDRGATLGRTVSLTGFSQGGQVAMALGGELNRGADRRFRLGMLAPVGGPFDLVGEELPGMFDGRIDPRAAVFYLSFFLTAQNRLQPLYDDPAEVFRAPYADRVEDLFDSEHPAEEIAGKLPERLEDLLTDTWYQKLRHPSGALLEMLRANDRTCDWKPGRDVRITLYSATGDRDVAMENTRSCGRQLADHGAKATVVDQGADADHYKSFLRSAPSIARALPAAR; via the coding sequence ATGACGAACAGATCACCGCGGCAGCGCTCCTCTTCCTCTTCCTCCTCTTCCTCAACTTGCTCTCCTGCCTCCTCCGGCACTCTTGCCTACCGCGGCTACGCCCCCTCGATGACGGACGGCCCGGACCGCGCGGTCTCGGTGCTGTACGCCTCGGCAGGCCGCGCCGCCATCGCCCCCGACTACCTCGGCCTGGGCACCGGCCCCGGACGCCATCCGTACATGGACGCCCGGTCCTCCACCTCGGCCTCCCTCGACATGCTTCGCGCAGCACACACGGCCGCACGGGATCGCGGCGCCACCCTCGGCCGCACGGTGTCCCTCACCGGCTTCTCCCAGGGCGGACAGGTGGCCATGGCACTGGGCGGTGAGCTGAACCGCGGCGCCGACCGCCGGTTCCGCCTCGGCATGCTCGCCCCGGTCGGCGGGCCGTTCGACCTCGTCGGCGAGGAACTCCCCGGCATGTTCGACGGCCGTATCGACCCCCGGGCCGCCGTCTTCTACCTCTCCTTCTTCCTCACCGCCCAGAACCGTCTGCAGCCGCTCTACGACGACCCCGCCGAAGTGTTCCGCGCCCCCTACGCCGACCGGGTCGAGGACCTGTTCGACAGCGAGCATCCAGCGGAAGAGATCGCCGGCAAGCTGCCCGAACGCCTCGAAGACCTGCTGACGGACACCTGGTACCAAAAGCTCCGGCACCCTTCCGGGGCTCTGCTGGAAATGCTCCGCGCCAATGACCGCACCTGCGACTGGAAGCCGGGCCGAGATGTGCGAATAACCCTCTACTCCGCCACCGGCGACCGGGACGTCGCCATGGAGAACACCCGCAGCTGCGGCCGGCAGTTGGCCGACCACGGAGCCAAGGCCACGGTCGTGGACCAGGGTGCCGACGCCGACCACTACAAGTCATTCCTGCGCTCGGCGCCGTCCATCGCCCGCGCACTGCCGGCCGCCCGCTGA
- the proP gene encoding glycine betaine/L-proline transporter ProP translates to MPTQSPVVPGPRHPVGSRADAASGPPQDHAADSAQHASGEVTVVDPAMVKRAVSAAALGNAMEWFDFGVYSYIAVTLGHVFFPSGNPTAQLLSTFGAFAAAFLVRPIGGMVFGPLGDRIGRQKILAITMIMMAAGTFAIGLIPSYASIGVGAPILLLVARLVQGFSTGGEYGGASTFIAEYAPDKKRGFLGSWLEFGTLAGYVGGAGLVTLMTALLSTEDLQSWGWRIPFLIAGPMGIIGLYLRMRLEETPAFAQLEKEARTQEKARREAEKRIGIREMIFGQWRALLLCVGLVLVFNVTDYMLLSYMPSYLTSELKYDETHGLLVVLAVMVLMMGVQPFAGRLTDRFGRRPIIGAGCLGFLLLSIPALLLIRQGSLAAIALGMAALGLLLVTFTAAMPSTLPALFPTKVRYGSLSIGFNVSVSLFGGTTPLVVTALIGATGNKMMPAYYMMAAAVIGGIAVLLMSESARKPLPGSPPAVETEAEAQEVRRAARGTTKADAAA, encoded by the coding sequence GTGCCGACGCAGTCCCCCGTTGTACCCGGGCCCCGTCACCCCGTCGGCAGTCGAGCAGATGCGGCATCCGGCCCCCCGCAGGACCACGCCGCGGATTCCGCGCAGCACGCATCGGGCGAGGTGACCGTCGTCGACCCCGCGATGGTCAAGCGCGCGGTGTCGGCCGCGGCGCTCGGCAATGCGATGGAGTGGTTCGACTTCGGCGTGTACAGCTACATCGCGGTCACCCTCGGACATGTCTTCTTCCCGTCCGGGAACCCGACCGCGCAGTTGCTGTCGACGTTCGGAGCGTTCGCGGCGGCGTTCCTGGTGCGGCCCATCGGCGGCATGGTCTTCGGGCCGCTCGGTGACCGGATCGGCCGGCAGAAGATCCTCGCGATCACCATGATCATGATGGCGGCGGGCACCTTCGCCATCGGCCTGATCCCGTCCTACGCCTCCATCGGCGTCGGCGCACCGATCCTGCTGCTCGTCGCCCGCCTGGTACAGGGCTTCTCCACCGGTGGTGAATACGGCGGCGCCTCCACCTTCATCGCCGAGTACGCGCCGGACAAGAAGCGCGGATTCCTGGGCAGCTGGCTGGAGTTCGGCACCCTGGCCGGCTACGTCGGCGGCGCCGGCCTGGTCACGCTGATGACCGCGCTGCTGTCCACCGAGGACCTCCAGTCCTGGGGCTGGCGGATCCCGTTCCTGATCGCCGGCCCCATGGGCATCATCGGCCTCTACCTGCGGATGCGGCTCGAAGAGACCCCGGCCTTCGCGCAGTTGGAGAAGGAAGCGCGGACGCAGGAGAAGGCGCGCCGCGAGGCCGAGAAGCGGATCGGCATCCGCGAGATGATCTTCGGCCAGTGGCGGGCGCTGCTGCTGTGCGTCGGGCTGGTCCTGGTCTTCAACGTCACCGACTACATGCTGCTGTCGTACATGCCGAGCTATCTGACCTCGGAGCTCAAGTACGACGAGACGCACGGGCTGCTGGTCGTGCTGGCCGTCATGGTCCTGATGATGGGGGTCCAGCCGTTCGCGGGCCGGCTCACCGACCGCTTCGGCCGCCGTCCGATCATCGGCGCGGGCTGCCTGGGCTTCCTGCTGCTGTCCATCCCCGCCCTGCTGCTGATCCGGCAGGGATCGCTGGCCGCCATCGCGCTGGGCATGGCCGCACTGGGCCTGCTGCTGGTCACCTTCACCGCGGCGATGCCGTCCACGCTGCCCGCGCTGTTCCCGACCAAGGTCCGCTACGGCTCCCTGTCGATCGGCTTCAACGTCTCCGTGTCGCTCTTCGGCGGTACGACGCCGCTGGTGGTCACCGCCCTGATCGGCGCGACCGGCAACAAGATGATGCCCGCCTACTACATGATGGCGGCGGCCGTGATCGGCGGTATCGCCGTCCTGCTGATGTCGGAGAGCGCCCGCAAGCCGCTGCCCGGCTCCCCGCCGGCCGTCGAAACCGAGGCCGAGGCCCAGGAGGTCCGCCGCGCGGCACGCGGCACGACCAAGGCCGACGCGGCGGCCTGA
- a CDS encoding antibiotic biosynthesis monooxygenase family protein has translation MSIVKINVLTVPAEQREVLEQRFAARAGTVDSSDGFEWFELLRPQRGL, from the coding sequence ATGAGCATCGTGAAGATCAACGTACTGACCGTCCCCGCCGAGCAGCGCGAGGTCCTGGAGCAGCGCTTCGCCGCCCGCGCCGGGACCGTGGACTCCTCGGACGGTTTCGAATGGTTCGAGCTGCTGCGCCCGCAACGGGGGCTCTGA
- a CDS encoding cytochrome P450 has protein sequence MPCPALPDGFDFTDPDVYQSRVPLPEFAQLRRTAPVWWNAQPHGIAGFGDDGYWVVTRHQDVKEVSTKPEVFSANLNTSIIRFNAAMTRDQIDVQKLIMLNMDPPEHTRVRQIVQRGFTPRSIRALEDALRHRAAQIVAEARRNGSGDFVTDVACELPLQAIAELIGIPQDDRARIFDWSNKMVAYDDPELAITEEVGLNAATELISYAMNLAAVRKECPAKDIVSQLVAAEHEGNLGSDEFGFFVLLLAVAGNETTRNAITHGMHAFLTHPDQWELYKRERPETAAEEIVRWATPVVSFQRTATQDTELGGAKIKKGQRVGIFYSSANNDPEVFDRPEVFDITRDPNPHLGFGGGGPHFCLGKSLAVLEINLIFGAIADAMPDMTLAGDPRRLRSAWLNGVKELRVHYG, from the coding sequence ATGCCATGTCCCGCGCTGCCCGATGGGTTCGACTTCACCGACCCCGACGTCTACCAGTCCCGCGTTCCGCTCCCCGAGTTCGCCCAGCTGCGGCGGACCGCGCCCGTGTGGTGGAACGCCCAGCCGCACGGCATCGCCGGCTTCGGTGACGACGGGTATTGGGTCGTCACCCGTCACCAGGACGTCAAAGAGGTATCCACCAAGCCGGAGGTCTTCTCCGCGAACCTCAACACCTCGATCATCCGGTTCAACGCGGCCATGACCCGTGACCAGATAGACGTACAGAAACTCATCATGCTGAACATGGACCCGCCCGAGCACACCCGGGTCCGGCAGATCGTGCAGCGCGGCTTCACCCCGCGCTCCATACGGGCCCTGGAGGACGCGCTGCGCCACCGGGCGGCGCAGATCGTCGCCGAGGCGCGCCGGAACGGCTCCGGGGATTTCGTCACCGATGTCGCCTGTGAACTCCCTCTCCAGGCCATCGCGGAACTCATCGGCATCCCCCAGGACGACCGGGCGCGCATCTTCGACTGGTCGAACAAGATGGTCGCGTACGACGATCCCGAACTGGCCATCACCGAAGAGGTCGGCCTGAACGCGGCCACGGAGCTGATCTCGTACGCGATGAATCTCGCCGCGGTGCGCAAGGAATGCCCGGCCAAGGACATCGTCAGCCAACTGGTGGCGGCGGAGCACGAAGGAAACCTCGGCTCCGACGAGTTCGGCTTCTTCGTGCTGCTGCTGGCGGTGGCCGGCAACGAGACCACGCGTAACGCGATCACGCACGGGATGCATGCCTTCCTCACCCATCCCGACCAGTGGGAGCTCTACAAGCGCGAGCGCCCCGAAACGGCGGCCGAGGAGATCGTGCGGTGGGCGACCCCGGTGGTCTCCTTCCAGCGCACCGCCACCCAGGACACCGAGCTGGGCGGCGCGAAGATCAAGAAGGGCCAGCGGGTGGGGATCTTCTACTCCTCCGCCAACAACGACCCGGAGGTGTTCGACCGCCCCGAGGTCTTCGACATCACCCGGGACCCCAACCCCCATCTGGGATTCGGGGGCGGCGGCCCGCACTTCTGCCTCGGCAAGTCGCTCGCGGTCCTGGAGATCAACCTGATCTTCGGCGCCATCGCGGACGCCATGCCCGACATGACTCTGGCGGGCGACCCGCGCCGGCTTCGCTCGGCCTGGCTCAACGGCGTCAAGGAACTCCGGGTTCACTACGGTTGA
- the ctaD gene encoding cytochrome c oxidase subunit I, translated as MKFPVKWLTTTDHKTIGTLYLVTAFAFFCLGGLLALLMRAELARPGLQIMSNEQFNQAFTMHGTIMLLMFATPLFAGFANWIMPLQIGAPDVAFPRLNMLAYWLYLFGSLIAVGGFLTPQGAADFGWFAYAPLSGAVHSPGIGADMWIMGLAFSGFGTILGSVNFITTIICMRAPGMTMFRMPIFTWNVLLTGVLVLLAFPVLAAALFALEADRKFGAHVFDAANGGALLWQHLFWFFGHPEVYIIALPFFGIVSEVIPVFSRKPMFGYIGLIAATISIAGLSVTVWAHHMYVTGGVLLPFFSFMTFLIAVPTGVKFFNWIGTMWKGSLSFETPMLWTIGFLITFTFGGLTGVILASPPMDFHVSDSYFVVAHFHYVVFGTVVFAMFAGFHFWWPKFTGKMLDERLGKITFWTLFVGFHGTFLVQHWLGAEGMVRRIPDYLAADGFTALNTVSSIFSFLLGLSLLPFLYNVWKTAKYGKKVEVDDPWGYGRSLEWATSCPPPRHNFRTLPRIRSESPAFDLHHPEIAHEIVAMTDAENAAAAEIGART; from the coding sequence ATGAAGTTTCCCGTGAAGTGGCTGACGACCACTGACCACAAGACGATCGGCACGCTCTACCTGGTCACCGCGTTCGCCTTTTTCTGCCTCGGCGGTCTGCTGGCCCTGCTCATGCGCGCCGAACTGGCCCGCCCCGGCCTCCAGATCATGTCGAACGAGCAGTTCAACCAGGCGTTCACGATGCACGGCACGATCATGCTGCTGATGTTCGCGACGCCGCTGTTCGCCGGATTCGCGAACTGGATCATGCCGCTCCAGATCGGCGCGCCCGATGTCGCCTTTCCCCGGCTGAACATGCTCGCGTACTGGCTCTACCTCTTCGGCTCACTGATCGCCGTCGGAGGCTTTCTGACGCCGCAAGGGGCCGCCGATTTCGGCTGGTTCGCCTATGCGCCGCTTTCCGGCGCGGTGCATTCCCCCGGTATCGGTGCCGACATGTGGATCATGGGTCTGGCCTTCTCGGGCTTCGGCACGATCCTCGGTTCGGTCAACTTCATCACCACGATCATCTGCATGCGGGCGCCTGGCATGACGATGTTCCGGATGCCGATCTTCACCTGGAACGTGCTGCTGACCGGTGTGCTGGTCCTGCTCGCCTTCCCGGTGCTGGCCGCCGCGCTGTTCGCCCTGGAGGCGGACCGTAAATTCGGTGCCCATGTCTTCGATGCGGCAAATGGCGGAGCGCTGCTCTGGCAGCACCTCTTCTGGTTCTTCGGTCATCCCGAGGTGTACATCATCGCCCTGCCGTTCTTCGGCATCGTTTCCGAGGTCATTCCGGTGTTCTCCCGGAAGCCGATGTTCGGTTACATCGGTCTGATCGCGGCGACGATTTCGATTGCCGGTCTTTCGGTCACGGTCTGGGCGCACCACATGTATGTGACGGGCGGCGTGCTGTTGCCGTTCTTCTCGTTCATGACGTTCCTGATCGCGGTGCCGACGGGTGTGAAGTTCTTCAACTGGATCGGCACGATGTGGAAGGGCTCACTGTCCTTCGAGACGCCGATGCTGTGGACGATCGGCTTCCTGATCACCTTCACCTTCGGTGGTCTGACCGGTGTCATCCTGGCCTCGCCGCCGATGGACTTCCACGTCTCCGACTCGTACTTCGTCGTGGCGCACTTCCACTACGTGGTGTTCGGTACGGTCGTCTTCGCGATGTTCGCCGGCTTCCACTTCTGGTGGCCGAAGTTCACCGGCAAGATGCTGGACGAGCGGCTCGGCAAGATCACCTTCTGGACGCTGTTCGTGGGCTTCCACGGCACCTTCCTCGTCCAGCACTGGCTCGGTGCGGAAGGCATGGTGCGCCGCATCCCCGACTATCTCGCCGCCGATGGATTCACCGCCCTGAACACCGTCTCCAGCATCTTCTCCTTCCTCCTCGGACTCTCCCTCCTGCCGTTCCTCTACAACGTCTGGAAGACCGCGAAGTACGGTAAGAAGGTCGAGGTCGACGACCCCTGGGGATACGGCCGCTCGCTGGAATGGGCGACGTCCTGCCCGCCGCCGCGGCACAACTTCCGCACCCTGCCGCGCATTCGCTCCGAATCCCCGGCGTTCGATCTGCACCACCCGGAGATCGCGCACGAGATCGTCGCCATGACGGACGCCGAGAACGCCGCCGCCGCCGAAATCGGGGCACGTACGTGA
- a CDS encoding DUF6230 family protein encodes MKDAHGRPVTGRISWRKFAVLSVPALAGTAALGIALANGALAASFAVSGQQFKVSADSLKGDGFAQYGSVDANARGDLLPVAVTAIKTAQLDHLCQSVVTHLPVVGDISLNLSAGTGRTPVEATDLFVDATQLSGNASFHQIEIGRDASTLDKGPDGAQGMQDLFAQQADDVSISKLRQTAWATNAGTFKLSGLSMKISKGKKECF; translated from the coding sequence ATGAAAGACGCACACGGCAGACCTGTCACGGGACGCATCAGCTGGCGGAAGTTCGCCGTGCTGTCCGTCCCGGCGCTCGCCGGCACCGCCGCCCTGGGCATCGCCCTGGCCAATGGGGCACTGGCGGCGTCGTTCGCCGTCTCGGGACAGCAGTTCAAGGTCTCCGCGGACAGCCTCAAGGGTGACGGCTTCGCCCAATACGGCAGTGTGGACGCGAACGCCAGGGGAGATCTCCTGCCGGTCGCCGTCACCGCCATCAAGACCGCCCAGCTGGACCATCTGTGCCAGTCGGTCGTCACCCACCTGCCCGTCGTCGGCGATATCTCGCTCAACCTCAGCGCCGGTACGGGCCGTACGCCCGTCGAGGCCACCGATCTGTTCGTGGACGCCACCCAGCTCTCCGGCAACGCGTCCTTCCACCAGATCGAGATCGGCCGGGACGCCTCCACCCTCGACAAGGGACCGGACGGCGCCCAGGGCATGCAGGACCTCTTCGCCCAGCAGGCCGATGACGTCAGCATCAGCAAGCTGCGGCAGACCGCCTGGGCCACCAATGCGGGGACCTTCAAGCTGTCCGGTCTGAGCATGAAGATCTCCAAGGGCAAGAAGGAATGCTTCTGA
- a CDS encoding RNA polymerase sigma factor translates to MSTDDAFAEAYRAHYWAVSRFVARRLDGQVHEVEEVVAEVFSIAWRRRTELPDAPLPWLYGVARNTLANTVRGLSRYRRLLHRLGSHEAAHRRQTVDSPDAERPGSWVHEALARLSPADQEVLRLTAWEELTIEELAVTLGCGQSAAAMRLHRARGRLRTQIERMRQRGTARPDAPPPRPEAPPSPGPAPRAATPRPLTPHPVPTRAGGRRHD, encoded by the coding sequence ATGAGCACGGACGACGCCTTCGCCGAGGCCTATCGCGCGCATTACTGGGCGGTCAGCCGCTTTGTGGCGCGGCGGCTGGACGGGCAGGTACACGAGGTCGAGGAAGTGGTGGCGGAGGTCTTCTCCATAGCCTGGAGACGCCGCACCGAGCTCCCCGACGCGCCGCTGCCCTGGCTGTACGGGGTGGCCCGGAACACTCTGGCCAACACGGTGCGGGGGCTGAGCCGTTACCGGCGGCTGCTGCACCGGCTCGGCAGTCACGAGGCGGCGCACCGCCGGCAGACCGTGGACAGTCCGGACGCCGAGCGGCCCGGCTCCTGGGTGCACGAGGCGCTGGCCCGCCTCTCCCCCGCCGACCAGGAGGTGCTGCGGCTGACGGCCTGGGAGGAACTGACCATCGAGGAGCTGGCGGTGACCCTCGGCTGTGGTCAGAGCGCGGCGGCCATGCGACTGCACCGGGCGCGCGGCCGGCTCCGTACCCAGATCGAGCGGATGCGTCAGCGCGGCACCGCCCGGCCCGACGCGCCCCCACCACGGCCCGAGGCACCCCCCTCGCCGGGACCGGCGCCGCGCGCGGCCACCCCCCGCCCCCTCACCCCCCACCCCGTACCGACCCGAGCGGGAGGCCGCCGCCATGACTGA
- a CDS encoding steroid 3-ketoacyl-CoA thiolase gives MAAEPVIVEAVRTPIGKRGGALANLHPAYLLGETYRELLARTGIQPDCVEQVVGGTVTHAGEQSMNPARNAWLTMGLPYETAATTVDCQCGSSQQANHMVANMIAAGVIDIGIGCGVEAMSRVPLGSGSKHGPGKPWPDEWNVDLPNQFEAAERIARNRGLTRENVDSLGLISQERAAAAWAEERFKRETFAVQVPTTEDEQATGQGMWRLVDHDEGLRDTSMEALGGLKPVMPTAVHTAGNSSQISDGAAALMWASKRMARALKLKPRARIVAQALVGADPHFHLDGPIDATRAVLGKAGMSLKDIDLVEINEAFASVVLSWAQVFEQDLEKVNVNGGAIALGHPVGATGARLLTTALHELERRDKEFALITMCAGGALATGTIIQRL, from the coding sequence ATGGCCGCGGAACCCGTCATCGTCGAAGCAGTACGCACCCCCATCGGTAAGCGCGGAGGCGCGCTCGCCAACCTTCATCCGGCCTACCTCCTGGGGGAGACCTACCGCGAACTCCTCGCCCGTACGGGCATTCAGCCGGACTGCGTCGAACAGGTCGTGGGCGGCACCGTCACCCATGCCGGCGAGCAGTCCATGAACCCGGCCCGCAACGCCTGGCTGACGATGGGCCTCCCGTACGAGACCGCCGCCACCACCGTGGACTGTCAGTGCGGATCCTCGCAACAGGCCAACCACATGGTCGCCAACATGATCGCGGCCGGGGTCATCGACATCGGCATCGGCTGCGGCGTCGAGGCGATGTCCCGGGTGCCGCTCGGCAGCGGCTCCAAGCACGGCCCCGGCAAGCCCTGGCCCGACGAGTGGAACGTCGACCTGCCCAACCAGTTCGAAGCGGCCGAACGCATCGCCCGCAACCGGGGGCTGACCCGCGAGAACGTCGACTCGCTCGGCCTCATCTCGCAGGAGCGGGCGGCCGCTGCCTGGGCCGAGGAGCGCTTCAAACGGGAGACCTTCGCCGTCCAGGTCCCCACCACCGAGGACGAACAGGCCACGGGCCAGGGCATGTGGCGGCTGGTCGACCACGACGAGGGACTGCGCGACACCAGCATGGAGGCGCTCGGCGGCCTCAAGCCCGTGATGCCGACCGCCGTCCACACGGCGGGCAACTCCTCACAGATCTCCGACGGCGCCGCCGCGCTGATGTGGGCCTCCAAGCGCATGGCACGCGCCCTCAAACTCAAGCCACGGGCCCGCATCGTGGCCCAGGCGCTGGTCGGCGCCGATCCGCACTTCCATCTGGACGGCCCCATCGACGCCACCCGCGCGGTGCTCGGCAAAGCCGGTATGTCCCTCAAGGACATCGACCTCGTCGAGATCAACGAGGCCTTCGCCTCCGTCGTGCTCTCCTGGGCGCAGGTCTTCGAGCAGGACCTGGAGAAGGTGAATGTGAACGGCGGCGCCATCGCCCTCGGCCACCCGGTCGGCGCCACCGGCGCCCGGCTCCTCACCACCGCACTCCACGAACTCGAACGCCGGGACAAGGAATTCGCCCTGATCACCATGTGCGCGGGCGGGGCACTGGCGACGGGGACGATCATTCAGCGGCTGTAG
- a CDS encoding CU044_5270 family protein encodes MTEELELLRQADPVSADEGPWRDRPLTACAQARLAALTAGAEPRGRPRPLRRRPLLMGLAAASAAAAAALVLTFSGAGSSPAVAAPVALPLHGDAPSVSLDSLARRAEARARAAAREDGPRRGSHLQSWYMSMESGPKAAPPVTVPEERITSWNDDGSGSELVVATDPRHPGRPVIHDNDGRWQTVSDGKVLHRKTYPAGSEARHSGLAARTKPATDAGELREQLSWLYGGADGTSTTPQLLSALSSFRQEWTPGPRETAAVVRMLADADGLRQAGVVTDRLGRRGQAYVYDGPDGAANSTRQMVILDPRTGDLLGLEITFTKDEPDFKIKSGEVMSYEAWMP; translated from the coding sequence ATGACTGAGGAACTGGAGCTGCTGCGCCAGGCCGACCCCGTCTCCGCCGACGAGGGGCCCTGGCGCGACCGTCCGCTGACCGCATGCGCGCAGGCCCGGCTGGCGGCGCTGACGGCCGGTGCCGAGCCGCGCGGCCGCCCGCGTCCGCTGCGCCGGCGCCCCCTGCTGATGGGCCTGGCCGCAGCGTCGGCGGCGGCCGCCGCGGCCCTGGTGCTCACCTTCTCCGGCGCCGGCAGCAGCCCCGCCGTCGCCGCGCCCGTCGCCCTCCCCCTGCACGGCGACGCGCCGTCCGTGTCCCTGGACTCCCTGGCCCGCAGGGCGGAGGCCAGGGCGCGGGCGGCGGCCCGCGAGGACGGGCCGCGGCGGGGCAGCCACCTACAGAGCTGGTACATGAGCATGGAGTCGGGCCCGAAGGCCGCGCCCCCCGTTACCGTGCCCGAGGAGCGCATCACCAGCTGGAACGACGACGGCAGCGGCTCGGAGCTGGTCGTGGCCACCGACCCGCGGCACCCGGGCCGTCCGGTGATCCACGACAACGACGGCAGGTGGCAGACCGTCAGCGACGGCAAGGTGCTGCACCGCAAGACCTACCCGGCGGGCTCGGAGGCCCGGCACAGCGGGCTGGCCGCCCGGACGAAGCCCGCGACGGACGCCGGGGAGCTGCGCGAACAGCTCTCCTGGCTGTACGGCGGGGCGGACGGCACCAGCACGACGCCGCAACTCCTGTCGGCGCTCTCCTCGTTCCGCCAGGAGTGGACGCCGGGGCCGCGGGAGACGGCCGCCGTCGTCCGGATGCTGGCCGATGCGGACGGTCTGCGGCAGGCGGGGGTGGTCACCGACCGGCTGGGCCGGCGCGGGCAGGCGTATGTGTACGACGGCCCGGACGGCGCGGCGAACTCCACCCGCCAGATGGTGATCCTCGATCCGCGGACCGGCGACCTCCTGGGGCTGGAGATCACTTTCACCAAGGACGAGCCGGATTTCAAGATCAAGTCGGGGGAGGTCATGTCGTACGAGGCGTGGATGCCGTGA